The following coding sequences lie in one Stigmatopora argus isolate UIUO_Sarg chromosome 5, RoL_Sarg_1.0, whole genome shotgun sequence genomic window:
- the fam151b gene encoding protein FAM151B isoform X2, with protein MCEQMVTFFQGQLPNKDAAEVRWSHAVNSTSKLTEALQGPTHMIEADIIIRGRDPKEPIMCHPPDTDSDITLKEWLEGVKLHDKGIKLDFKSMEAVSLSLSLLQEYLAQMRAPVWINADILPGTGNQWTAGIDNPGYSWEMVHKMEDICRGLEHLITFPVRAALLAQSVSELTWLLQQSDRYSLTVWTSHNDKFQVEDLLPYRTCFDITRICYDLPEALRSELKNILKDDKSTVFIPAKTGNLK; from the exons atgtgtgagCAAATGGTAACGTTTTTTCAGGGTCAGTTACCAAATAAAGACGCCGCCGAGGTGAGATGGTCACATGCAGTGAACAGCACGAGCAAACTGACGGAGGCTCTTCAAG GGCCTACACATATGATTGAGGCTGACATCATCATAAGAGGTCGTGACCCCAAGGAGCCAATCATGTGCCACCCACCTGACACTGACAGTGACATCACACTGAAGGAGTGGCTTGAAGGTGTCAAGTTGCATGACAAGGGCATCAAACTCGACTTCAAGAG CATGGAGGCGGTGTCTCTTTCTTTGTCCTTGCTGCAGGAATATCTGGCTCAGATGAGGGCTCCGGTGTGGATCAACGCCGATATCCTTCCAGGAACTGGAAATCAA TGGACAGCGGGGATTGATAATCCAG GTTACAGTTGGGAAATGGTACATAAGATGGAGGACATATGTCGAGGACTGGAACATCTTATCACCTTCCCAGTACGGGCGGCCCTTTTGGCCCAGTCTGTCTCTGAGCTCACGTGGCTGCTGCAACAATCAGACAG GTATTCTTTGACAGTGTGGACCAGCCATAACGACAAATTCCAAGTAGAGGACTTGCTGCCTTACAGAACATGCTTTGATATTACCAGGATCTGCTATGATTTACCAGAAGCACTAAGGTCAgagcttaaaaatattttaaaagatgaTAAATCTACAGTCTTTATTCCGGCAAAAACGGGAAACCTGAAATAA
- the fam151b gene encoding protein FAM151B isoform X1 codes for MCEQMVTFFQGQLPNKDAAEVRWSHAVNSTSKLTEALQGPTHMIEADIIIRGRDPKEPIMCHPPDTDSDITLKEWLEGVKLHDKGIKLDFKSMEAVSLSLSLLQEYLAQMRAPVWINADILPGTGNQVKPLDPQAFLAAVRNLPNNVVLSLGWTTQWTAGIDNPGYSWEMVHKMEDICRGLEHLITFPVRAALLAQSVSELTWLLQQSDRYSLTVWTSHNDKFQVEDLLPYRTCFDITRICYDLPEALRSELKNILKDDKSTVFIPAKTGNLK; via the exons atgtgtgagCAAATGGTAACGTTTTTTCAGGGTCAGTTACCAAATAAAGACGCCGCCGAGGTGAGATGGTCACATGCAGTGAACAGCACGAGCAAACTGACGGAGGCTCTTCAAG GGCCTACACATATGATTGAGGCTGACATCATCATAAGAGGTCGTGACCCCAAGGAGCCAATCATGTGCCACCCACCTGACACTGACAGTGACATCACACTGAAGGAGTGGCTTGAAGGTGTCAAGTTGCATGACAAGGGCATCAAACTCGACTTCAAGAG CATGGAGGCGGTGTCTCTTTCTTTGTCCTTGCTGCAGGAATATCTGGCTCAGATGAGGGCTCCGGTGTGGATCAACGCCGATATCCTTCCAGGAACTGGAAATCAAGTAAAACCGCTGGATCCACAAGCTTTCCTGGCTGCTGTCAGGAATCTTCCCAATAACGTGGTTCTTTCCCTCGGTTGGACCACACAGTGGACAGCGGGGATTGATAATCCAG GTTACAGTTGGGAAATGGTACATAAGATGGAGGACATATGTCGAGGACTGGAACATCTTATCACCTTCCCAGTACGGGCGGCCCTTTTGGCCCAGTCTGTCTCTGAGCTCACGTGGCTGCTGCAACAATCAGACAG GTATTCTTTGACAGTGTGGACCAGCCATAACGACAAATTCCAAGTAGAGGACTTGCTGCCTTACAGAACATGCTTTGATATTACCAGGATCTGCTATGATTTACCAGAAGCACTAAGGTCAgagcttaaaaatattttaaaagatgaTAAATCTACAGTCTTTATTCCGGCAAAAACGGGAAACCTGAAATAA
- the LOC144074653 gene encoding uncharacterized protein LOC144074653 isoform X2, protein MLKELVRERLLAAADEIFQLFEGTIATYKEQVCRAKEESERHRRELEAVCKTQIDRRVDDVQQLKSQQDKPPPPHQQGDYASLEPPQVVKEEKATQKPHIQDDAEDPQHSYFTVEYPKSFNVMEEDDAQPLIIKEEEAEADIKKFPLLSVCVKSENNANEPSEWLQLLQHSPGGDHCGRAPPDDIVPPISDSYDTDTGRDETTPPFQMKFWTVSPPVCCLRHHCLTVELRDCQVVILHDGLRLDWDDVAGTSRCTLLHKRSSMVSVISVMKLRSSTPTETPMWGHVIDRVLQIFQLKIGPAPQLLRGNLFGMSDQLLQDWEKHKQFRSRKSSMISRQCCSTLFVYQQSENT, encoded by the exons ATGCTGAAAGAGTTGGTAAGGGAGCGACTCCTTGCGGCAGCTGACGAAATCTTCCAACTGTTTGAAGGAACAATAGCGACGTACAAGGAGCAAGTTTGTAGAGCGAAAGAGGAGAGCGAGCGACACCGAAGAGAACTGGAAGCTGTTTGCAAGACTCAAATTGACAGGCGTGTCGACG ATGTCCAGCAGCTGAAGAGTCAACAGGACAAACCTCCTCCTCCACACCAGCAGGGGGACTATGCTAGTTTGGAGCCACCCCAAGTTGTAAAAGAAGAGAAAGCTACACAGAAACCCCACATTCAAGATGATGCTGAAGATCCACAGCACTCCTATTTTACAGTGGAATATCCAAAGTCCTTTAATGTGATGGAGGAAGATGATGCTCAGCCCCTCATCATTAAGGAGGAAGAAGCAGAGGCTGACATTAAAAAGTTTCCGCTGCTTAGTGTTTGTGTGAAGAGTGAAAACAATGCAAACGAACCTTCCGAGTGGTTGCAACTTCTTCAACACAGTCCAGGTGGAGACCACTGTGGAAGAGCGCCACCTGATGACATTGTTCCACCGATATCAGACAGCTACGACACGGACACTGGTCGTGATGAGACAACTCCACCTTTTCAAATG AAATTTTGGACTGTTTCTCCACCCGTTTGCTGTCTGCGTCATCATTGTCTGACAGTGGAGCTGAGAGATTGTCAGGTGGTGATCCTTCATGATGGTCTGCGCTTAGACTGGGATGATGTAGCTGGGACCAGTCGG TGTACATTGCTCCACAAACGGTCTTCCATGGTGTCAGTGATTTCAGTGATGAAGCTGCGATCTTCAACACCGACCGAGACACCAATGTGGGGGCATGTGATTGACAG GGTGCTTCAGATCTTCCAGCTCAAAATCGGACCCGCCCCACAGCTGCTGAGAGGAAATTTGTTCGGGATGAGCGATCAGCTTCTGCAAGACTGGGAGAAACACAAACAGTTCAGATCACGCAAGTCAAGCATGATATCAAGGCAGTGTTGTTCTACATTGTTCGTCTATCAACAAAGTGAAAACA CATAG
- the LOC144074653 gene encoding uncharacterized protein LOC144074653 isoform X1, producing MLKELVRERLLAAADEIFQLFEGTIATYKEQVCRAKEESERHRRELEAVCKTQIDRRVDDVQQLKSQQDKPPPPHQQGDYASLEPPQVVKEEKATQKPHIQDDAEDPQHSYFTVEYPKSFNVMEEDDAQPLIIKEEEAEADIKKFPLLSVCVKSENNANEPSEWLQLLQHSPGGDHCGRAPPDDIVPPISDSYDTDTGRDETTPPFQMVNRCHPHKKGFSCSICGKILAYKGNLIGHMRTHNEEKPFSCSTCGQTFSQRKSVKLHMRRHTGEKPFTCSTCGKTFSRKESLKAHMRTHTGEKPFSCSICGHTFSQKENMLKHVRKHTGEKPFSCSTCGKPFSRKETLKLHMRTHTGENPFNCSICGKTFSRKDHVKSHMRTHTQEKSFCCFICGVAFSQKHNLITHMRTHTGE from the exons ATGCTGAAAGAGTTGGTAAGGGAGCGACTCCTTGCGGCAGCTGACGAAATCTTCCAACTGTTTGAAGGAACAATAGCGACGTACAAGGAGCAAGTTTGTAGAGCGAAAGAGGAGAGCGAGCGACACCGAAGAGAACTGGAAGCTGTTTGCAAGACTCAAATTGACAGGCGTGTCGACG ATGTCCAGCAGCTGAAGAGTCAACAGGACAAACCTCCTCCTCCACACCAGCAGGGGGACTATGCTAGTTTGGAGCCACCCCAAGTTGTAAAAGAAGAGAAAGCTACACAGAAACCCCACATTCAAGATGATGCTGAAGATCCACAGCACTCCTATTTTACAGTGGAATATCCAAAGTCCTTTAATGTGATGGAGGAAGATGATGCTCAGCCCCTCATCATTAAGGAGGAAGAAGCAGAGGCTGACATTAAAAAGTTTCCGCTGCTTAGTGTTTGTGTGAAGAGTGAAAACAATGCAAACGAACCTTCCGAGTGGTTGCAACTTCTTCAACACAGTCCAGGTGGAGACCACTGTGGAAGAGCGCCACCTGATGACATTGTTCCACCGATATCAGACAGCTACGACACGGACACTGGTCGTGATGAGACAACTCCACCTTTTCAAATGGTTAATAGATGTCACCCACACAAAAAAGGTTTCAGTTGCTCCATTTGCGGTAAAATATTGGCTTACAAAGGAAATTTGATCGGCCACATGAGAACACACAATGAGGAAAAACCTTTCAGTTGCTCAACTTGCGGTCAAACCTTTTCTCAAAGAAAAAGTGTCAAGTTACATATGAGAAGACATACGGGAGAAAAACCTTTCACTTGTTCCACTTGTGGTAAAACGTTCTCCCGAAAGGAAAGCCTGAAGGCCCACATGAGAACGCACACTGGAGAAAAACCCTTTAGTTGCTCAATTTGCGGCCATACATTCTCCCAAAAGGAAAATATGCTTAAACATGTGAGAAAACACACGGGAGAAAAGCCCTTTAGTTGCTCAACTTGTGGTAAACCATTTTCCCGAAAGGAAACCCTAAAGTTGCACATGAGGACGCACACAGGAGAGAACCCCTTTAATTGCTCCATTTGCGGGAAAACATTCTCCCGAAAGGACCATGTAAAGTCCCACAtgagaacacacacacaggagAAATCATTTTGTTGCTTCATTTGCGGTGTggcattttctcaaaagcacaaTTTGATTACACACATGAGGACACACACGGGAGAATAG
- the fxn gene encoding frataxin, mitochondrial isoform X2 produces the protein MATFLRVTNFSKQLRAFGVACVHSLPKQTQYCSNNRARNKWFELTADNVKCRRIIHRSASRLEEHPSELSEVAYEKLADETLDSLADYFEDLMDEPFTGSDYDVVLSSGVLTIKVGGDHGTYVINKQTPNKQLWLASPTSGPKRYNWTGSAWVYKHDGISLHQLLSREFSAIFKKNMDIFYLPNS, from the exons aTGGCGACTTTCCTAAGGGTCACCAATTTTTCCAAGCAG CTCCGTGCCTTTGGTGTTGCGTGTGTTCACTCATTACCCAAACAAACGCAGTATTGTAGCAACAATCGAGCAAGAAATAAG TGGTTTGAGTTAACAGCCGACAACGTAAAATGTAGGAGAATTATCCATCGGTCAGCTTCAAGGCTGGAAGAGCACCCCAG TGAGTTATCCGAAGTAGCCTATGAGAAACTGGCTGACGAGACGCTGGACTCCCTGGCTGATTACTTTGAAGACTTAATGGATGAGCCTTTCACTGGATCGGACTATGATGTTGTGCTCTCT AGTGGTGTGTTGACTATAAAGGTGGGTGGTGACCATGGAACCTATGtgatcaacaaacaaacaccaaaCAAACAGCTTTGGTTGGCATCCCCAACAAG tggtcCAAAACGCTACAATTGGACAGGGAGTGCCTGGGTTTATAAACATGATGGCATAAGTCTGCATCAACTCCTATCTAGAGAGTTTTCTGCCATCTTCAAAAAGAACATGGACATCTTTTATTTGCCCAATTCCTGA
- the fxn gene encoding frataxin, mitochondrial isoform X1: protein MATFLRVTNFSKQLRAFGVACVHSLPKQTQYCSNNRARNKWFELTADNVKCRRIIHRSASRLEEHPRHDRNELSEVAYEKLADETLDSLADYFEDLMDEPFTGSDYDVVLSSGVLTIKVGGDHGTYVINKQTPNKQLWLASPTSGPKRYNWTGSAWVYKHDGISLHQLLSREFSAIFKKNMDIFYLPNS from the exons aTGGCGACTTTCCTAAGGGTCACCAATTTTTCCAAGCAG CTCCGTGCCTTTGGTGTTGCGTGTGTTCACTCATTACCCAAACAAACGCAGTATTGTAGCAACAATCGAGCAAGAAATAAG TGGTTTGAGTTAACAGCCGACAACGTAAAATGTAGGAGAATTATCCATCGGTCAGCTTCAAGGCTGGAAGAGCACCCCAGGCATGACCGAAA TGAGTTATCCGAAGTAGCCTATGAGAAACTGGCTGACGAGACGCTGGACTCCCTGGCTGATTACTTTGAAGACTTAATGGATGAGCCTTTCACTGGATCGGACTATGATGTTGTGCTCTCT AGTGGTGTGTTGACTATAAAGGTGGGTGGTGACCATGGAACCTATGtgatcaacaaacaaacaccaaaCAAACAGCTTTGGTTGGCATCCCCAACAAG tggtcCAAAACGCTACAATTGGACAGGGAGTGCCTGGGTTTATAAACATGATGGCATAAGTCTGCATCAACTCCTATCTAGAGAGTTTTCTGCCATCTTCAAAAAGAACATGGACATCTTTTATTTGCCCAATTCCTGA
- the apba1a gene encoding amyloid-beta A4 precursor protein-binding family A member 1: MEMQHGAKHLPPRQLQQPIPRPAVTRYRRQDDNEARIRAQQQRRKQRQEREAEIAQLHHQEKQHRDLIREDDRERDDSALARSASTESGFHTHTDRAEGDDSLVVMSPEPGVEEQTGNYGVQLHPEAEGYIESAESERQLLNLHSYYSAQIPLLPCGQQSDPQREEGSLPILTSDDYSNCVHGASPGFPAGRTDMTAGAILDPPDGGIAEETYSEPYDIYSLSEHVYEEIRDAPSLVYCADDGAEERESLQRRKENLSLLEGQTGGEDYHQQEAVGFRLRHYDERSDGESDSPEKEAEFAPYPRADSCEQEEDIDSLGTEVREGPRPTVLQCIAEDMIAADNELERGQELGTDSSKNVKIANTGKPVQTQTLRPSEQMTSGRNSQEKCTDISLAIKDIREAIEEVKTRTVRSPYTPDEPKEPIWVMRQDLGHASECDQQTSFGGECLDSGSPALPGAESASRLLPQEDNFESSPSSKEARRSLASFPTYVEVPGPCDPEDLIDGIIFAANYLGSTQLLSVKTPTKNIRMMQAQEAVARIKTAQKLAQNKKKTPEDDAQPMTEVDLFISTQRIKVLNADSQDTMMDHPLRTISYIADIGNIVVLMARRRMPPPESQENVDASDPQADSKCQYKMICHVFESDDAQLIAQSIGQAFSVAYQEFLRANGINPEDLSQKEFSDLLDTQDMYNDDLIHFSKSENCKEVLVEKAKGEMLGVVIVESGWGSILPTVIIANMMHAGPAERSGRLNIGDQIMSISGTSLVGLPLSTCQSIIKGLKNQSRIKMNIVRCPPVTMVLIRRPDLRYQLGFSVQNGIICSLMRGGIAERGGVRVGHRIIEINSQSVVAIPHEKIVQLLSNAVGEIHMKTMPAAMYRLLTAQEQPVYI, encoded by the exons ATGGAGATGCAACATGGAGCTAAGCATCTGCCACCCCGACAGCTCCAACAACCCATCCCCCGACCTGCCGTGACACGTTACCGCAGACAGGACGACAACGAGGCCAGGATCAGAGCCCAACAGCAGCGGCGCAAACAGAGGCAAGAGAGAGAGGCGGAGATAGCGCAACTACACCACCAGGAGAAGCAACACCGAGATCTGATCCGAGAAGATGACCGGGAGAGGGACGATTCCGCGCTGGCCCGCTCTGCCAGCACAGAGAGTGGCTTTCACACCCACACGGATCGGGCCGAGGGGGACGACAGCCTGGTCGTGATGTCGCCGGAGCCCGGGGTGGAGGAGCAGACGGGTAACTATGGAGTTCAGCTACATCCTGAGGCAGAGGGTTACATTGAGAGTGCAGAGTCTGAACGACAACTTCTCAATCTGCATTCCTACTATTCTGCCCAGATCCCATTGTTACCGTGCGGGCAACAGTCCGATCCTCAGAGAGAAGAGGGATCCTTGCCCATTTTGACCTCCGATGATTACTCAAATTGCGTCCACGGCGCATCTCCCGGCTTCCCCGCGGGAAGGACTGATATGACAGCGGGTGCCATCTTAGACCCTCCAGATGGAGGAATTGCAGAAGAAACGTACTCCGAGCCCTATGACATTTACTCGCTCTCCGAGCATGTTTATGAGGAAATCCGAGACGCCCCTTCATTGGTTTACTGTGCCGATGACGGAGCGGAGGAAAGGGAATCTCTCCAGAGAAGGAAGGAGAACCTTAGTTTGTTGGAGGGTCAGACCGGAGGGGAAGACTACCACCAGCAAGAGGCTGTGGGTTTCCGTCTGAGGCACTACGATGAGCGCTCGGATGGGGAGTCGGACAGTCCAGAGAAGGAGGCTGAATTTGCCCCTTACCCACGTGCTGATAGCTGTGAGCAGGAAGAGGACATTGATAGTCTTGGGACTGAGGTGAGAGAAGGCCCGAGACCTACAGTTCTCCAATGTATTGCCGAGGACATGATTGCGGCTGATAATGAACTGGAGCGAGGCCAAGAACTTGGTACGGATTCTAGTAAAAACGTGAAAATTGCCAACACGGGGAAACCAGTCCAAACACAGACTCTAAGACCATCTGAGCAAATGACAAGTGGGAGAAACAGTCAGGAGAAGTGCACCGATATATCTCTGGCCATTAAGGACATTAGGGAGGCCATAGAGGAGGTGAAGACCAGAACAGTGAGATCTCCGTACACTCCCGATGAACCCAAGGAGCCTATTTGGGTAATGAGGCAAGACCTTGGCCACGCCTCTGAGTGCGATCAGCAAACATCTTTTGGTGGCGAG TGTCTCGATTCCGGCTCTCCCGCTCTTCCTGGTGCAGAATCAGCGAGCAGACTTCTTCCACAGGAGGACAACTTTGAATCATCCCCGTCCAGCAAAGAA GCCAGAAGAAGTCTTGCATCTTTTCCTACATATGTTGAAG TTCCAGGCCCTTGTGACCCAGAGGATCTTATTGATGGGATCATATTTGCAGCCAACTACTTGGGCTCGACTCAGCTGCTGTCAGTCAAGACACCAACCAAGAACATCCGCATGATGCAAGCTCAAGAGGCTGTCGCTCGCATTAAG ACAGCCCAGAAATTAgcccagaacaaaaaaaag ACCCCAGAGGATGATGCCCAACCCATGACGGAGGTTGATCTTTTCATCTCCACTCAGAGAATCAAAGTGCTCAATGCAGATTCACAG GATACAATGATGGACCACCCTCTGCGCACCATCTCCTACATTGCCGACATAGGCAACATTGTAGTTCTAATGGCCAGGCGCCGAATGCCTCCACCCGAGTCTCAAGAAAACGTCGACGCTTCGGACCCACAAGCGGACAGCAAGTGCCAGTACAAGATGATATGTCACGTTTTTGAATCTGACGAT GCCCAGCTTATTGCGCAATCCATCGGGCAGGCCTTCAGTGTGGCGTACCAGGAATTCTTGAGAGCCAATGGCATTAACCCGGAGGACCTGAGTCAAAAGGAATTCAGCGACCTGCTTGACACTCAGGACATGTACAACGATGACCTCATCCACTTTTCCAAGTCGGAAAACTGCAAAGAA GTGTTGGTAGAGAAAGCCAAAGGGGAGATGCTTGGCGTGGTCATCGTGGAGAGCGGGTGGGGCTCCATCCTGCCTACAGTTATCATTGCCAACATGATGCATGCTGGGCCGGCAGAGAGGTCTGGCAGACTGAACATAGGGGATCAGATTATGTCTATTAGTGGTACCAGTCTGGTGGGCTTGCCACTGTCTACCTGTCAGAGTATCATCAAG GGTCTCAAAAACCAGTCACGCATAAAGATGAACATAGTGCGATGTCCCCCAGTGACCATGGTACTGATCAGACGTCCGGACCTCCGCTACCAACTTGGCTTCAGTGTCCAGAACGGCATC ATATGTAGCCTCATGCGTGGTGGGATTGCTGAAAGGGGAGGAGTGAGAGTTGGCCACCGCATCATTGAGATCAACAGCCAGAGTGTGGTCGCCATACCCCATGAAAAAATTGTCCAACTCCTTTCCAATGCCGTGGGGGAG ATCCACATGAAGACGATGCCTGCAGCCATGTACCGCCTGCTCACGGCTCAGGAGCAGCCAGTTTACATTTAA